A window of the Lagenorhynchus albirostris chromosome 1, mLagAlb1.1, whole genome shotgun sequence genome harbors these coding sequences:
- the NDN gene encoding necdin, translated as MSEQSKDVCDPNFAAEASNSEVHSSPGVPGGPSLPASQAAIFPGPESPPVGPPDAPLASPAPQAPSEEGDPKALQQAAEEGRAHQAPSAAQPGPAPPAPAQLVQKAHELMWYVLVKDQKRMIIWFPDMVKDVIGSYKKWCRSILRRTSLILARVFGLHLRLTSLHTMEFSLVKALEPEELDRVALSNSMPMTGLLLMILSLIYVKGRGARESAVWNVLRILGLRPWKKHSTFGDVRKLITEEFVQQNYLKYQRVPHVEPPEYEFFWGSRASREITKMQIMEFLARVFKKDPQAWPSRYREALEEARALREANPTAHCPRNSVSED; from the coding sequence ATGTCCGAACAAAGTAAGGATGTGTGCGACCCCAACTTTGCAGCCGAGGCCTCCAACTCCGAGGTGCACAGCAGCCCCGGGGTTCCCGGAGGACCCTCTTTGCCCGCGTCTCAGGCCGCGATCTTCCCAGGGCCGGAGAGCCCTCCCGTAGGCCCGCCCGACGCCCCTTTGGCCTCGCCGGCGCCCCAGGCCCCAAGCGAAGAGGGAGACCCGAAGGCCCTGCAGCAGGCCGCGGAGGAAGGCCGCGCCCACCAGGCCCCGAGCGCAGCGCAGCCCGGCCCGGCGCCGCCGGCCCCGGCCCAGCTGGTGCAGAAGGCGCACGAGCTCATGTGGTACGTTCTGGTCAAGGACCAGAAGAGGATGATCATCTGGTTCCCAGACATGGTGAAAGATGTCATCGGCAGTTACAAGAAGTGGTGCAGAAGCATCCTCCGGCGCACCAGCCTCATCCTCGCCCGGGTGTTCGGGCTGCACCTGAGGCTGACCAGCCTACACACCATGGAGTTCTCGCTGGTCAAAGCTCTGGAGCCCGAGGAGCTGGACAGGGTCGCTTTGAGCAACAGCATGCCAATGACAGGCCTCCTGCTGATGATCCTGAGCCTCATCTACGTGAAGGGTCGCGGCGCCCGAGAGAGTGCCGTCTGGAACGTGCTGCGCATCCTAGGGCTGAGGCCTTGGAAGAAGCACTCCACCTTCGGAGACGTGAGAAAGCTCATCACCGAGGAGTTCGTCCAGCAGAACTACCTGAAGTACCAGCGCGTCCCCCACGTCGAGCCCCCTGAGTACGAGTTCTTCTGGGGCTCCCGTGCCAGCCGTGAAATCACCAAGATGCAGATCATGGAGTTCCTGGCCAGGGTCTTTAAGAAAGACCCCCAGGCCTGGCCTTCCCGCTACAGGGAAGCACTGGAAGAGGCCAGAGCCCTGCGGGAGGCCAACCCCACTGCCCACTGCCCCCGCAACAGTGTCTCCGAGGACTAG